A single window of Thiomicrorhabdus immobilis DNA harbors:
- a CDS encoding LysM peptidoglycan-binding domain-containing protein — MAQNTETDLISTPNRSQPGLFRLSLMTLGLMALGLNTLVLTGCVSNSSIQSDSGLTPSAKPQVISNSRPIQTPTTADVTPDNLRVDLQTHVYHPIIWDEMRYKFDLADENFGHYSDYLAFYGERKTHLKRVSERAKPYLHYILNEVKKRKMPYEIALLPAVESGFRPFARSHQKAVGLWQFIPSTANIYDLDQTWWYDGRKDVVESTRAALDYLQKLYKLNNNDWLLALASYNAGLGNVYRAQKKYRKKHKDQTGIKEYLPNFWEIKEFLPQETQGYVPKLLAVAHIIEYSERFNIELEPIANRPYFSQIALNKQVSLGQVAKLSATSAEVLASLNPGYHQPATPPNGPYHLLLPVDKAEAFEEHIENNQEIFNIQWQKHKIRQGDSLSVIAKKYKTSSKAIQRLNGMKNANIRAGKTLLIPIPADKIAQVKAQLAQAEQQKPYKVNKTPNKTTQAKSVDTTAANSHLHKVKSGDSLWLLAKQYNVSSQQIAKANKLSFKTPLKLGQNLVIPGYEATTKIQHTLKTGESLWLVAKRYKVTTQDIAAWNNISAKKVLQPGMKLTIWTKETPNKSVKYVVKNGDNLWNIAKANQVSAQQLALHNNLSLKSLLKPGQIIKIPLTSAKNT; from the coding sequence ATGGCACAAAATACTGAAACCGACTTAATATCAACCCCCAACCGGAGTCAACCAGGCCTGTTCAGATTGAGTTTAATGACCTTAGGTTTGATGGCCCTAGGCCTAAACACCTTGGTATTGACTGGTTGTGTGTCCAACTCTAGCATTCAGTCCGATTCAGGTTTGACTCCGTCAGCTAAACCACAAGTTATTAGCAACAGCCGTCCAATCCAAACTCCGACAACAGCCGATGTAACGCCGGATAACCTACGTGTAGATTTACAAACCCATGTCTACCACCCTATCATTTGGGATGAAATGCGTTATAAATTTGATTTGGCAGATGAAAACTTTGGTCATTACTCAGATTATTTAGCCTTTTACGGAGAACGTAAAACACATTTGAAACGTGTCTCAGAAAGGGCAAAACCATACTTACACTACATCCTGAACGAAGTTAAAAAGCGTAAAATGCCTTATGAAATCGCCCTGTTACCCGCAGTGGAAAGTGGCTTTAGACCTTTTGCCCGTTCCCATCAAAAAGCGGTTGGTTTGTGGCAGTTTATTCCAAGTACGGCGAACATCTACGACCTTGACCAAACCTGGTGGTACGATGGTCGAAAAGATGTGGTCGAAAGCACTCGTGCGGCTTTAGATTATTTACAAAAGCTGTACAAACTGAACAACAACGATTGGCTGCTTGCCCTTGCCTCCTATAATGCAGGTTTAGGCAATGTTTATCGAGCGCAGAAAAAGTATCGCAAAAAACACAAAGACCAAACTGGCATCAAAGAGTACCTACCTAATTTCTGGGAAATAAAAGAGTTCTTACCTCAAGAAACCCAAGGTTATGTTCCTAAACTTCTCGCTGTCGCACATATTATTGAATATTCCGAGCGTTTCAACATTGAACTCGAACCGATTGCCAACCGACCTTATTTCTCGCAAATTGCGTTAAACAAGCAAGTTTCATTAGGTCAGGTCGCTAAACTTTCTGCGACCTCTGCTGAAGTGCTGGCGTCTTTGAACCCGGGCTACCATCAACCTGCCACGCCACCCAATGGTCCTTATCACCTGTTACTGCCGGTTGATAAGGCGGAAGCGTTTGAAGAACATATTGAAAACAACCAAGAAATCTTCAATATCCAATGGCAAAAGCACAAGATTCGTCAAGGTGATAGCCTGAGTGTGATTGCCAAAAAATATAAAACCTCATCCAAAGCCATTCAGCGTTTGAACGGTATGAAAAATGCCAATATACGTGCTGGCAAAACGCTGTTAATCCCGATACCCGCGGATAAAATAGCCCAGGTAAAAGCCCAGTTAGCTCAGGCTGAACAACAGAAACCTTATAAGGTTAACAAAACACCGAATAAAACAACTCAAGCAAAATCAGTAGACACTACCGCAGCGAATAGCCACCTACACAAAGTGAAATCTGGCGATTCTTTATGGCTTTTAGCCAAGCAATACAATGTCAGCAGCCAGCAAATTGCCAAGGCGAACAAGCTATCTTTTAAAACCCCGTTAAAACTTGGCCAAAACCTTGTGATTCCTGGGTATGAAGCAACGACTAAAATCCAGCACACCTTGAAAACCGGAGAAAGCCTATGGTTGGTTGCAAAACGTTATAAGGTAACCACTCAAGATATTGCGGCTTGGAATAACATTTCTGCTAAAAAAGTGCTACAACCAGGAATGAAATTAACGATTTGGACAAAGGAAACACCTAACAAATCGGTTAAATATGTGGTCAAGAATGGCGACAACTTATGGAATATCGCCAAGGCAAATCAAGTTTCCGCTCAGCAGCTTGCTTTACATAACAACCTCTCTTTAAAGAGTTTACTGAAACCTGGGCAGATAATTAAAATCCCATTAACGAGCGCTAAAAATACTTAA
- a CDS encoding UDP-2,3-diacylglucosamine diphosphatase, producing the protein MQNSIPSPNPFTLVVADIHLQPEQEHPINQAFYDFLELEAAKADALYILGDLFEIWVGDDIGLEQYSTIIQKFKSLTDAGLPIYLQYGNRDFLMKQAFCVATGITILDDITVARLYNEPYLFLHGDSLCTDDIGYQRMRKLFRNRLVQWIFLHLSRKRRLTIGNKMRHSSKQHSQQKTPQIMDVNQNTVCELFKLHPQVNHMVHGHTHRPEHHIIEAEHKRLHRWVLGDWRPQAKIILIDHNGPQLIDYPNHC; encoded by the coding sequence ATGCAAAACTCTATCCCCTCACCCAATCCATTCACACTAGTGGTTGCCGACATTCACCTTCAACCTGAGCAAGAGCACCCTATCAATCAAGCCTTTTATGATTTTTTGGAGCTTGAAGCCGCCAAAGCCGATGCTTTATATATCTTAGGCGACCTGTTTGAGATATGGGTGGGGGATGATATTGGGCTTGAACAATATTCGACTATCATCCAAAAATTTAAAAGCTTAACCGATGCAGGCCTGCCAATTTATCTACAATACGGCAACCGCGATTTTTTGATGAAGCAAGCGTTTTGTGTGGCTACCGGCATTACCATCCTTGACGACATTACCGTAGCAAGACTTTATAACGAACCTTATCTGTTTTTGCATGGCGATAGCTTATGCACCGATGACATCGGTTATCAAAGAATGCGTAAACTGTTTAGAAATCGGTTGGTACAGTGGATTTTCTTGCATTTAAGCCGTAAGCGCCGTTTAACCATCGGCAATAAGATGCGCCACAGTTCCAAACAGCATAGCCAACAAAAAACACCACAAATCATGGACGTCAATCAAAACACCGTTTGCGAACTTTTTAAGCTTCACCCTCAAGTCAACCATATGGTTCATGGACATACCCACCGTCCAGAACACCATATTATTGAAGCGGAACATAAGCGCTTACATCGTTGGGTGTTAGGCGATTGGCGGCCGCAGGCGAAGATTATATTAATTGACCACAATGGCCCGCAGCTTATTGATTACCCTAACCATTGCTAA
- the gloB gene encoding hydroxyacylglutathione hydrolase, whose product MNIVGLPALVGTYDNYIWVIHNSENAWIVDPGESQQVLDYLNQHNLQLQAILITHQHFDHIDGIADLHNAYPNAQVFGPAKSTHPSIQIKCKENDVITLADELQLKVLETPGHTLDHIAFYNDSVLFCGDTLFTAGCGRILGGTAQQFSDSILKLRQLPDELKFFSAHEYTLSNLGFAAIAEPENAALKQRIATTEIHYPSNHTGAQSTLGEEKATNPFLRFDTPHLKKSLLERGAEDSAESLFATLRAWKDEYDRNH is encoded by the coding sequence ATGAATATCGTTGGTTTACCTGCCTTAGTGGGCACCTATGACAATTACATTTGGGTCATTCACAACTCGGAAAACGCCTGGATTGTTGACCCTGGCGAATCTCAGCAAGTATTGGATTACCTGAATCAACACAATTTACAGTTGCAAGCCATTTTAATCACCCATCAACATTTTGACCATATTGACGGTATTGCCGACTTACATAATGCTTATCCTAACGCACAGGTATTTGGACCGGCAAAAAGCACACATCCTTCGATTCAAATCAAATGTAAAGAAAACGATGTCATTACACTAGCAGATGAGTTGCAACTCAAAGTGTTAGAAACCCCCGGACACACATTGGACCACATCGCTTTCTATAATGATTCAGTACTGTTTTGTGGAGACACCTTGTTTACAGCAGGTTGCGGACGCATTTTGGGCGGAACGGCACAACAATTCAGCGACTCTATACTCAAGCTCCGTCAACTGCCTGATGAGTTAAAATTCTTCTCAGCGCATGAATACACTTTAAGTAATCTAGGCTTTGCCGCCATTGCTGAACCTGAAAACGCTGCGCTAAAACAGCGGATTGCAACTACCGAAATCCATTATCCAAGTAACCATACAGGTGCACAATCGACACTAGGTGAAGAGAAAGCGACCAATCCATTCTTACGATTTGATACACCTCATCTTAAAAAATCCCTACTGGAACGTGGAGCGGAAGATTCTGCAGAAAGTTTATTCGCCACTTTGCGAGCTTGGAAAGATGAGTATGACCGCAACCACTAA
- the cysS gene encoding cysteine--tRNA ligase has translation MSLQIFNTETRTKQVFTPIHPGKVGMYVCGVTVYDLCHIGHARVMVVFDTVVRHLRALGYDVNYVRNITDIDDKIIKRALENGESIQSLTERMIEEMHADEKAMNVLRPDMEPKATEHMDEIRHMIETLIEKGFAYPADNGDVYFKVKAFAEYGRLSGKNIDDLESGARVDVNEVKQDPLDFVLWKASKENEPSWDSSWGDGRPGWHIECSAMSTKCLGNHFDIHGGGMDLSFPHHENEIAQSECATGEHYVNTWMHCGFVRIDDEKMSKSLNNFFTIREVLKVYHPEVIRYFLLSSHYRSPVNYSEENLNSAKASVGRLYSALESVELNELIEPAKGTEFEAEFMAVMNDDFNTPKAIAVLFELAKEVNKTKQPGLAALLVKLANQIGLLEQSAESFFKSQPSDSDLSDEMIAQYIAERKTARAEKNFARSDEIRDLLSEQGIELLDSAEGTTWRRI, from the coding sequence ATGAGCCTACAAATTTTTAATACGGAAACCCGTACAAAACAGGTTTTTACCCCAATCCACCCTGGAAAAGTAGGCATGTATGTATGTGGTGTAACGGTTTATGACTTATGTCATATCGGCCATGCTCGTGTCATGGTGGTTTTCGATACGGTTGTACGTCATTTAAGAGCTTTGGGTTACGACGTTAATTATGTGCGCAATATCACCGATATCGACGATAAGATCATTAAACGTGCTTTAGAGAATGGTGAGTCCATTCAATCTTTAACGGAACGTATGATTGAAGAGATGCATGCCGATGAAAAAGCGATGAATGTGCTACGTCCGGATATGGAGCCAAAAGCGACCGAGCATATGGATGAGATTCGTCATATGATTGAAACCTTGATAGAGAAAGGCTTTGCTTATCCGGCAGACAATGGCGATGTCTATTTTAAAGTCAAAGCCTTTGCGGAATACGGGCGTTTATCCGGAAAAAATATTGATGACCTTGAGTCTGGCGCTCGTGTCGATGTTAATGAAGTCAAGCAAGATCCGTTGGATTTCGTGCTTTGGAAGGCTTCCAAAGAGAATGAACCAAGTTGGGATTCCTCTTGGGGTGATGGGCGTCCAGGTTGGCATATCGAGTGTTCAGCCATGTCTACCAAGTGTTTAGGTAACCATTTTGATATTCACGGTGGCGGAATGGATTTGTCTTTCCCACACCATGAAAACGAGATTGCCCAGTCAGAATGCGCTACAGGTGAACATTATGTAAACACGTGGATGCACTGTGGTTTTGTGCGTATCGATGATGAGAAAATGTCCAAGTCACTAAATAACTTCTTTACCATTCGAGAGGTGTTGAAAGTCTATCACCCAGAAGTGATTCGTTATTTCTTGTTATCGAGCCATTACCGTAGTCCGGTGAACTATTCCGAAGAGAATTTGAATAGTGCGAAGGCGAGTGTTGGGCGATTGTATTCGGCTTTAGAAAGTGTTGAGCTGAATGAACTTATCGAGCCTGCGAAGGGTACGGAGTTCGAAGCGGAATTTATGGCCGTTATGAACGATGATTTCAATACACCTAAAGCCATTGCGGTATTGTTTGAGTTGGCGAAAGAAGTCAATAAAACGAAACAACCAGGCCTGGCCGCTTTATTGGTTAAGTTGGCAAATCAAATTGGATTATTAGAACAGAGTGCCGAGAGTTTCTTTAAATCACAACCCAGCGATTCCGACTTAAGTGATGAGATGATTGCACAATACATTGCGGAAAGAAAAACGGCGAGAGCAGAAAAAAACTTTGCCAGATCAGATGAGATTCGTGATTTATTGAGTGAACAAGGGATTGAATTATTGGATAGTGCGGAAGGAACAACTTGGCGTAGGATATAA
- a CDS encoding peptidylprolyl isomerase has translation MNRRLFLTFKAALLTAFISSSVFAQTTTETQAEVASKTPAKAPQVLIETTEGTIVLELYPDKAPKTVENFLTYVNEEFYDNTIFHRVIPGFMVQGGGFTEDFEKKITHAPIQNEADNGLRNRIGTVAMARTNDPHSATAQFFINVAQNTFLDFREKTPRAWGYAVFGKVISGMKTVNKIRMVRTGFKNGMKDVPIKTVKIIKARQIK, from the coding sequence ATGAATAGAAGACTGTTTTTAACCTTTAAAGCCGCCCTGCTAACTGCTTTTATCAGCAGCAGTGTCTTTGCTCAAACAACAACCGAAACTCAAGCTGAAGTGGCCAGCAAAACTCCTGCAAAAGCACCGCAAGTATTAATCGAAACCACCGAAGGGACCATCGTACTTGAGCTATACCCAGACAAGGCGCCAAAAACCGTTGAAAACTTTTTGACTTACGTTAATGAAGAGTTTTATGACAATACGATTTTCCACCGCGTGATTCCTGGATTCATGGTGCAAGGTGGCGGTTTTACTGAAGATTTTGAGAAGAAAATCACTCATGCCCCCATTCAAAATGAAGCGGACAACGGGCTACGTAACCGCATTGGTACGGTTGCGATGGCGAGAACCAATGACCCACATTCGGCTACGGCGCAGTTTTTCATCAATGTCGCACAAAACACTTTCTTAGATTTTCGTGAAAAAACCCCTCGCGCTTGGGGCTATGCCGTGTTCGGTAAGGTCATAAGCGGCATGAAAACCGTCAATAAAATTCGCATGGTGAGAACCGGTTTTAAAAACGGTATGAAAGATGTACCGATCAAAACCGTAAAAATCATCAAAGCCCGTCAAATCAAGTAA
- a CDS encoding peptidylprolyl isomerase, with protein sequence MSKVVIETTMGNITVELDDEKAPIGAENFIHYVMEGFYKGTIFHRIIPNFMVQGGGMVEGMQDKASGAPIENEADNGLKNDRGTIAYARTGDPHSATTQFFINLKDNGFLNHTGKDMQGWGYAVFGKVTDGMDVVDAMAKVETTSRMGHQDVPVDDITILKTTLIED encoded by the coding sequence ATGTCAAAAGTCGTTATTGAAACCACAATGGGAAACATCACAGTTGAACTAGATGATGAAAAAGCACCGATTGGCGCTGAGAACTTCATTCATTATGTAATGGAAGGTTTTTACAAAGGTACGATTTTCCACCGTATCATCCCTAACTTCATGGTTCAAGGTGGCGGTATGGTTGAGGGAATGCAAGATAAAGCGTCTGGCGCTCCAATCGAAAACGAAGCCGATAACGGCCTTAAAAATGATCGCGGGACAATCGCTTATGCGCGTACTGGTGACCCTCATTCAGCAACCACACAATTCTTCATCAACCTAAAAGACAACGGTTTCCTTAATCACACCGGCAAAGACATGCAAGGTTGGGGATATGCGGTATTTGGTAAAGTAACCGATGGTATGGATGTGGTCGATGCGATGGCTAAAGTGGAAACCACAAGCCGCATGGGACACCAAGATGTTCCGGTTGATGACATTACCATTTTAAAAACGACTTTGATTGAAGATTAA
- the rnhA gene encoding ribonuclease HI: protein MQFQNNQVVKAFTDGGCRGNPGPGGWGVLLQYGQYRKELKGYQKDTTNNQMELMAAIQAFEVLTRSSTVHITTDSQYVKNGVTKWMAGWKQKGWKTAANQPVKNKELWLRLDAALQPHTVEWFWVKGHSGHPENERVDELANLAIDELLMNS from the coding sequence ATGCAATTTCAAAACAATCAGGTGGTTAAAGCCTTTACGGATGGCGGTTGTCGAGGGAATCCCGGGCCTGGCGGTTGGGGGGTGCTATTGCAATATGGTCAATATCGTAAAGAACTCAAAGGTTATCAAAAAGACACCACCAATAATCAAATGGAGTTGATGGCCGCAATCCAGGCTTTTGAAGTATTGACCCGCAGCAGTACGGTGCATATCACCACGGATTCTCAGTACGTGAAGAACGGAGTGACTAAGTGGATGGCTGGTTGGAAGCAGAAAGGCTGGAAAACCGCCGCCAACCAGCCGGTAAAAAATAAAGAACTTTGGTTAAGGTTGGATGCGGCTTTGCAGCCACACACGGTCGAGTGGTTTTGGGTCAAGGGGCATAGCGGTCATCCAGAGAACGAAAGAGTGGATGAATTGGCGAATTTGGCG
- a CDS encoding class I SAM-dependent methyltransferase, whose translation MNQGFQTFLKHWFQSSAGLVVYKQEKMLVDKAVNRLFGYFLVQLGCVSNENLVENSRVVSKLLVDEQLSGQPTILQGVHWVQAELDFLPIGKDKADVVFLPHTLETVDDPYYLLRQVDSMLVPEGHIVLTGFNPIACMPFRLKHFSTLQGFNQANYRRANRIKEWLEVLGYEVKVIEYSSVMCFTGGEKYAFWAKIIEKVESSLKMIGLDFGNVYCLVAKKRVDAPTLVGLKWHLPKWQGIRNGATVSSQKIKHLNSVDK comes from the coding sequence ATGAATCAAGGTTTTCAAACGTTTTTAAAACATTGGTTTCAAAGTTCAGCAGGCCTGGTCGTTTATAAACAAGAAAAGATGCTGGTTGATAAGGCTGTCAATCGACTATTCGGTTATTTTTTGGTTCAATTAGGCTGTGTTTCGAATGAAAACTTGGTGGAAAACAGTCGTGTAGTCAGTAAGTTATTGGTTGATGAACAGCTGAGTGGTCAACCGACCATTCTGCAAGGCGTGCACTGGGTGCAAGCGGAGTTGGATTTTTTACCGATCGGTAAAGATAAAGCGGATGTGGTTTTCTTGCCGCACACTCTTGAAACCGTGGATGACCCCTATTATTTGTTACGCCAGGTGGATAGTATGTTGGTGCCGGAAGGGCATATCGTATTGACGGGGTTCAACCCCATTGCCTGTATGCCATTCAGATTAAAACATTTTTCTACCCTTCAAGGATTCAACCAGGCTAACTACCGCCGCGCCAATCGTATTAAAGAGTGGTTGGAAGTGTTAGGTTATGAGGTCAAGGTTATCGAATATAGTTCGGTAATGTGTTTCACCGGCGGTGAGAAATATGCATTTTGGGCCAAAATCATCGAAAAAGTCGAGAGCTCTCTTAAGATGATCGGTTTGGATTTTGGCAATGTTTATTGTTTAGTGGCAAAAAAACGTGTTGATGCGCCTACTTTGGTTGGTTTGAAATGGCACTTGCCTAAATGGCAGGGCATCAGAAACGGTGCAACGGTTTCAAGCCAGAAAATAAAACATCTTAATAGCGTGGATAAGTAA
- a CDS encoding transglycosylase SLT domain-containing protein: protein MSQHSANLCSSQNLGIASLQSSRFAVFLALTTLLFLIAPSVKAQTDKTLMSEQQKDFLLAYDAIKRNDRTAIASYKKKLKDYPLAIYITYHDYRIHLSSTPRKQINQFIKQNKNHYLADKLYTKLLVQLASEKKWTTFLNNYKPQKSQNLQCYHIQALANRKQTTRAVTLAKPIWQNSTELSSACQPLDKLLRDQKKLTGTMIWERIELAMNKRKTKLAKKLSHDLSNKDKEMFNYWLKVYKNPLLIAKPLPKSISPSIKKKIFTQGIRFLASRDPELADTSLNKFYKDYGLNKDQYAILKRKVALRSAYKYAPQAADLLNEVNGSTAKSEDTLRWQAQIALKQSNWASLLETIDLMPAETQQDKQWLYWKARALEAAKQQKEANDLYQKLAKQRNYYAFLAADRLKQPYQFNPNPVQKRDTAYLVKKYPELQRIQELMAIDWPLSAKREWYQLLNRVNQDELQAIAVLANQWEQYSQSIRSLAKAKKWHDLGLRFPTPHKEPVMQNADKNKIDPAWIYGIMRRESAFSEDVKSSVGAVGLMQLMPKTAKYIGKKIGVKKVSYTDLTKAENNIELGSAYLSYLHDKYDGNKVLATASYNAGPNRVDTWIPKNGTLAADQWIDSIPFTETRDYVKAVLEYTTIFKSLLNKKYDRLEDVMPPIGGKPVKQTDPQHP, encoded by the coding sequence GTGTCTCAACACTCTGCCAACCTTTGTTCTTCTCAAAACCTGGGGATTGCCTCTCTCCAAAGTTCAAGGTTTGCCGTTTTTTTAGCTTTAACTACATTACTGTTTTTAATAGCCCCTTCTGTTAAAGCGCAAACGGATAAGACCTTGATGAGTGAACAACAAAAAGATTTTTTGTTGGCATACGATGCAATCAAACGTAATGACCGTACAGCCATTGCTAGCTACAAGAAAAAGTTAAAAGACTACCCTCTAGCAATCTACATCACCTATCATGACTATCGTATACACCTATCCAGCACCCCAAGAAAACAAATCAATCAATTTATCAAACAGAATAAAAATCATTATTTAGCGGATAAACTGTACACAAAACTGCTTGTGCAACTTGCCTCAGAAAAGAAATGGACGACCTTTCTCAACAACTACAAACCGCAGAAAAGTCAGAACTTACAGTGTTATCACATTCAAGCATTAGCTAACCGTAAACAGACAACTCGAGCCGTTACATTGGCTAAACCCATTTGGCAAAACTCCACTGAATTGAGTAGTGCCTGCCAGCCACTCGATAAACTGCTACGTGACCAGAAAAAACTCACCGGAACCATGATTTGGGAAAGAATCGAGTTAGCGATGAATAAACGTAAAACCAAGTTAGCCAAGAAACTCAGCCACGATTTATCCAATAAAGATAAAGAGATGTTCAACTACTGGCTCAAAGTCTATAAAAACCCGCTGTTAATCGCCAAACCGTTACCTAAGAGCATATCGCCAAGTATCAAAAAGAAAATTTTTACTCAAGGCATTCGCTTTCTTGCCTCAAGAGATCCTGAACTGGCCGACACAAGCCTGAATAAGTTCTACAAAGACTATGGCTTAAATAAAGATCAATATGCCATCTTAAAACGTAAAGTCGCTCTAAGAAGCGCATACAAATACGCGCCACAAGCGGCCGATTTACTCAATGAAGTCAACGGAAGTACCGCTAAAAGTGAAGATACCCTACGCTGGCAAGCCCAAATAGCCCTTAAGCAATCCAACTGGGCGAGTTTACTGGAAACCATTGACTTGATGCCGGCTGAAACCCAACAAGACAAACAATGGCTATACTGGAAAGCACGTGCTTTGGAAGCCGCTAAACAACAAAAGGAAGCGAATGATTTATATCAAAAGCTGGCTAAACAACGAAACTATTATGCTTTTTTAGCAGCCGACCGCTTAAAACAACCGTATCAATTCAACCCGAATCCGGTTCAAAAACGCGACACCGCTTATCTGGTTAAGAAATACCCCGAACTACAAAGAATTCAGGAGCTAATGGCGATTGACTGGCCATTGAGTGCCAAGCGTGAATGGTACCAACTATTGAATCGTGTGAATCAGGATGAGCTTCAAGCCATCGCCGTCCTCGCCAACCAATGGGAACAGTATTCACAATCGATCCGCAGTTTAGCTAAAGCCAAAAAATGGCATGATTTAGGTTTACGTTTCCCCACTCCGCATAAAGAACCGGTTATGCAAAATGCGGATAAAAATAAAATTGATCCTGCTTGGATTTACGGCATCATGCGCCGTGAAAGTGCCTTCTCAGAAGACGTTAAATCCTCGGTTGGTGCCGTTGGTTTGATGCAACTCATGCCTAAAACGGCAAAATACATCGGCAAGAAAATCGGAGTTAAAAAAGTCTCTTATACAGACTTGACCAAAGCGGAAAACAACATTGAGTTGGGCAGTGCTTATTTAAGTTATCTACACGACAAATATGATGGCAATAAAGTATTAGCCACGGCCTCCTACAATGCGGGGCCAAATCGTGTCGACACCTGGATCCCTAAAAATGGAACTCTGGCCGCCGACCAGTGGATTGACTCGATTCCATTCACCGAAACTCGTGACTATGTGAAAGCGGTTTTAGAATACACCACCATCTTCAAATCGCTTCTAAACAAGAAGTATGACCGTTTAGAGGACGTTATGCCCCCTATTGGCGGAAAACCCGTTAAGCAAACCGACCCTCAACATCCATAA